The genomic window GTCTATCTGTGGATCAGGATTCCACTGGGTCCTAGCGCCGCCCATGTCCATGACGTCATGTCAGTGCTGCCAGGACACAGCTCAAACTGATttattagaataaaataagataacaTTTAATAAGACCTGGAAAATTCATGCTGAATTTCACATATGTTTATGTATACAagcataaaaatatttttttaaaaggctcTGTCTTTACAAGATTTTTATTTtggggtctgtttttatgagattttttttcgggtctgtttttacagaaaaaaaaatttgtgtctgttttaacAAGATTTTTTTCAGGTCTGTTTTACCACATTTCTTTTGGCTCTGTTTTTacgttaaaaaaaggaaaattggattctgtttttacaagatttttttgtaaaaacaaaaaaaatgtgctggTCTGTTTTTGCGAAAAACAAATTTGGGTTTTGTTCCTTTTTCGGGGCTGTTtttactatatattttttttcaagatcTGTTGAGATTTTTTTCTGGGTCTGTTTgtaggagtttttttttccggGGTCTGTTTTCGTGAGATTTTTttcaggtctgtttttacgagtcCTGAGGTGCCTGTGCAAAATATTCTAATATACTAATAAACTAATAACAGTTCCGTCAATATTACGTGAAGACAGGAGAATCTACCAgaacaaaacaatcacacaaaTCCTCATagtgattaaaacatttaaaggtccagtgtgtaacattcagaTGAGCCTGAACTGAATAAACACCACCATCTTTGTTGTTTgcatgtctgtcaaattctgtgattatCATTTCACCCCACGGAGTGGgagtgaaatattgtttttggaggctctgtttgtctgtatgtgtgtgtgcttccacTCTTacttgcaatatgagcaacagaaTGTGTTATAatttagaaaaatgtttttgcgtCACAGAGTTTGTTATACATATAGGCTGACAGGGgtttgttgcgtgaatgggatGAAGTcggccatctctgattgccttgttagaatttgtgacagacacacaggcacatgaCAAgcatatgtttatgtatgttgCACAAGAATTTTGTCTGCCGTCAATGATTGCCTCatccaaaaacacagcaaaatatCATAGTTaggcatgtcatccaaaatcacaccagaaagtcataatttagtatgtcgtccaaaataacacCACAAAGTCatcgtttagtatgtcgtccaaaaagtcacaaaaatgttaatgtttagtatgtcgaccaaaaagtcaccaaaatgtcataatttagtattttgtctaaaaagtcaccaaaatgtcatagtttagtatgttgacctaaatgtgacaaaaatgtcatactttagaatgttgtccaaaaagccaccaaaatgtcatagtttagtatgtcgtccaaaatcacaccaaaatgtcacagtttagtgtggtccaaaatttgacaaaaaagtcatagtatagtatgtcatccaaaatttgataaaaaagtcatagtatagtatgtcatccaaaatcactcaaaaaagtcatcgtatagtatgtcgtccaaaatcacNNNNNNNNNNNNNNNNNNNNNNNNNNNNNNNNNNNNNNNNNNNNNNNNNNNNNNNNNNNNNNNNNNNNNNNNNNNNNNNNNNNNNNNNNNNNNNNNNNNNCCATGTCCGAGACTTTTGAAAGCctagaaaatgaaagagaacaGTTAGAAGCAGTCACGGTTTGAAAGATATTTAGATTTATTACTTTGGTAAATGCCCCGataggaaaaaacacacacacagttttgcttAAACATAAACTGTAATTTAAGTATCAGTGTGTCAAATGTAAACATACTCAATGTAAACATACTCAAACAAGTCTGGTCCAACTAACCCATTTGTGATGgtattttacataatttcaaaacaaaagcttttgttttttgatgtgtACAATATATAATTCACTATGAAGCAGAATGAATCtacaaatataaaaagtaaacattgaAGTGGGCTgcaagtttgacacctctgcctTTACCCACTTTTGGGTGTCtataatactatatattttGTTATGGGTTGACTATTACTGATGCATTTGTGCGTAATGTGTTTTGTTGAAGGTGACAGTTACATATATcttataataacaattataataataatattaaactttatttgtataacagtgcttcacaataaaatataaaaagtaaagatatgcaaatgcaacaataacacacaacacaggatgGAACAAAATAGGTTAAGAGGTTAAAACCCCGTTTTAACTTcgaaataaactaaaaatgcaaataaaacttaacacagggtggaataaaaaggagctagttaatttaaaaagaagttttaagtcttcttttaaaaagatCTAGTGAGCTGGATCCTCTGATATCTAAGCGTAGTGTGTTCCAAAGTTTACGGGCGTAAGTAACAAAGGCaataacagatttattttatatacccTTGGTTTGAGTTACGGTAATATATCTTTAAGTTCAAGAACCTCATATTTGTATCTAAGTGAAGTACTTAGTGAAGTTTTTCTAATTTCTGCTCACCCTTGATCCCCTTCCGCTCTTCTGTAATCCTCTATGGCCAGTCTTAGCTTCCTGCGATGAATTGGGTTGTTGATGCCCAGACCCAACTCTAAATCATCATCTGTCAATCCTAGCAGCACCTTAAGAGAATAAATCCACACTTTTATTAAAACTGGATACACACATTTGCTGAGTAACTACCTCGCTCTCACACGCTGAGCGGACAAAGATAATGACGTGTAAGCAGACGGTGGGTGTACCTTGCcacttttgacattttcagagCAAGCTCTCATGTACATGGGCATTCCCATGACAACCTCCATCCAGGCCTGGACCGCCGCCGCTCTCCACAGTGACATGCATGTGGTTCGCGTGAGCTCGGCCTGCTGCAGGCGGTCGAGCTGCTCTTCTCCGTCGGACAGGCTCTGCTGTGTGAGGCTGTCAGAGTCTGGATTGGTCAGGAGAAGTTGGAAGTTGGCATGATGTGGATGGAGGGGGTTCAGGGTGGGAGGGGATGTGGAAATCGAGAGTCTGACACAACAATCTGAGGGTATCAGCACAGAAGACTCACCCACACCTTTGACAATATGAATTCTAATCTAAAATAACCTTCTAATGAACAGTTATCGGTAAGACAAAAGAGTTTGATTCACTGTCTTGAAATTGCACTGTTTGGCCACTAGATGGAGGCAGAACAATGAAATAGTGTCTGAATTATTTGTGTATCATGAGGGAAACAACTTATTCTCAAAACAATATTAAAGCTACACAATCGAGTGAATCTATCAGGTTTGAAAATATGGCACAAACGTTAACGTGTTAAAACGACTATCTTGTGATAATGAAGGGACTATCAGGATAATGTATTAGAGACACGGGGATTATTCATAAAACAGCTCAACACAATAGGATAACACTGATTCATTCTGAACCGACAAATCCAGGATGAATTCAGTGTGATTGCTTTTATTCGTCCTCCACACATGCcgacaataaaaaaattaaataaaaagctgcATGCAAAGTTCACCATCTTTTAAAGGGGCACAATTTGTCCAATGGACCTGAGTGACATGAATAATCCCCAGGAAAAAACAGACAACTGGTAATCACAAATGAGGAGTCACTTtctggagggagggagggagggagggagttgCCATTAGAAAtggcaggagagggagggggagggagggacatGTTAAGACTACACACAAGAACAAGATTACtcacagaacagaaaaaaaatgctcacATAGGATGTATTCAGTtactagttttatttttaaaataggatttcatttcaattataatttcattttgaaaatgctgAGACCTCCTTGACATTTGGCCGCAgcggcagctgcagcaggagataAATATTTTAAGTTGCCTCTcgtgtttgtccttttttccccctttttttttttaaataaaatacttagATATAGTTCATCTTCTTTTTATGGAACATTTTCTAAATTACAAACagataatagtaataataataattattagagccacatttgttgtaaaaaaaaaaaaagaaaaaaaggagggataaattctaaacaaacaaacaaacaaacaaataaacaaacaagggGGGGGGCTGTGCATACAAAAATGCAAGGAAAGACAACTCGGTCAGTGGAAACAGAGGAGTAACACAAAGAGTGTGGAGATTATTAATCTGACTGACGATGAATGGACATTTCAAGGATCATGCAAGTGTTTAATGCACATTCATTTGTCTGGTACTCACACGTTAGACAACGCTCAGTAACACGTATGTGTCACACATGAGGCTAATGCTAACAGGGACTGAATGATATGCACATTGTTTTTCAAAGATGAGTTGTGTTACCTTTGGCACTTGCACGTGGTTTCTGACAGATTTATGCATCCCTGATCAtcttctgctgtttttgttgttgtgcctTTAAACTACCTTTATTAGACATTCTCCACTATACTAActgaaaatgcattattatagCATGTTGACAATCCTGCCATGAAAAGACACAATTTGCATAAGCATAATTTGGCCAATCCGAGTCCATAAaatcttttttccccctaatatctcctcctcctcttcaataataattagaaaaaaaatggcGAAATAAAACTTGGGTGataagaagaaaacactgaagtcagTGTTGCAAAGGCATGAAGAAAGCAACTGTAAAGTAACATAAAGCcaaatgacatttacagtaaaaaaacactaaCTTTCACAATAACTCCTATTTACATATAAACAGCAGTCCTTCAAGTCTCCagttataaaaacataaacattaagctcttttttttttaaagataatacAGCATAAACATGTCTACACATTATCATAACccaatgtactgtatatatttatatgctTGTAGacatagatatgtatatatatatacatatacatatgcatacatgtgcatctataaatatatatctaatttacaaacacaatttaagggtaatatactgtacatttatggAATAGCAGTCTCTGTTAGggcttttctcattttaaattttgaccccttccacacacacaaaccaccacaaacaaaaatgctcCAAACACACTGTTAAAGCCAGGTGgatagccacacacacacacgcacacacgcacacacacacacagatgcttgcGCCTTTTACACACAGTATCACCAGTCGGCATCCTCCTCTATGTAATAATCAGGGGTGGCTGTACCATCAAACAGGCCGGGGTCCATGGATTTGCGCTGTTTGCCCCGAGTGAACACCCGTGACAGAGAACCAAGTGtcatcttctccttcttcttcttacgCTTCTGGTCCTCCAGATCCTCCatggactgaaacacacagaggagaacGGAAAACTTAGCCCTTTTTGGAATTGCGCGCATTCGTTTGACGCGAGGTTCGACAACAAGgcgacaacaaaaaaatgagtGGTATGTTGTCTGATCTGTAGGTTAAAGGTAAAGGCGCAGCTCGTAAGAGCAAAGTGTCCCAGAATCTGCTGAGAAGTGACATCATGCTTTAtttgtttaaccctttaacacctaagcctcgaaatgtcctgtgagtgagtCTATTAGCttctattttctgttattttccagaataaccttcaatgtctggcagttatttacaatttactgcatgttaaaatgaagaaatttagaaaaaaaacactggttgTACATGAACAACGGTgttaaattaccgtaataaccacacgttggcttttttgaaatgtttacgACAGCACAAACCTTTGCGTAACTAAGGTCGTGCcaagtgcacttgtgcaaaAGCATCGTCTGCGATATGCTCCGCGTTAAAGTTTCAATCAATACACGTGATTTTATATGAGTTATGTGCTGAATTGTTTTTGGTGCCGTGACTTCTTGTCGTCTCGATCGGTTGACTGCCCCCATGACACGTGAGCTTTCGGGTTTTTATAGGGATGAACGGTCAGTGTGCAAGGATTGGTGAAGTCTTAAGGATGAAACAAACAGGACTCTTCCACTCAGCCCTACCTTTCCCACGTATGTCaggaaactacagtggcctttgcatgACAGAAAGCAActctctcatctcctccactactgtctgctgctttatccttgCTTTTCACTGGTTTTTACATCGGGGTTATTTGTTTGTCTAGTAAgctttgtccattcaggctgctggtGCAAGATGGACTGCCTCAACTACataaaaaaaggcttattctaaggctacaagaACCAAGAACGGGTAGTTCATTCAATTTAAATTCAATAAACCCAACCATATGTTACACACAGGACCTTCAAAGGTGCTGGCCGTTGATATTTGTCACCACACGAGCTGTTTACTCCTGTTTTTAGTCTAACATCTTCACAGAACACGTGAAATCAAACTACTGCTTTAAAGTGGTTTTGAATTCAAAAACATCACCGCCACCACCGCACCCACGGCTGAGCAGAGGCAGGCTGACACCCAGGCAAGCCGACAGGACAGagggacaaacacaaacaggagaaGAAGGTGTGATTACTTGGTCAGGGGGGCCAGGCAGCTCTTACATTGCAGAGGGAGTGGGTCCGGTGACGAGGCGAGTTGATGTCACTGGGCGTAGACGAGCGGTCTCCATCGGCCGCCGAGGCGTCGGAGATGACAGAGGGCTGGCGAGAGTGACAGGGGCTAATTCTGACCACAGCTGGATGTGCCCCCCACGTAGATAGATATACACACATTGAGAAATGTCCACAGTTAGTATGAGAAACCTTCAGGGAAACCCTCTGTTAGTGTGTTGGGTCTGTAAAAGCAACACCAAGCAGCAGAGAACACGGAGCGCCGAGCCGAGATAAAGAGAGCCtaccctgtctgtctgtggtgtgtCCGTGGTACAGGGTCTGCTGGCTCTGACGGATGGCGGCAGTGAGCGGCAGGTCGGCCTGCATCACCCACTCCTGACTGCCGTTCACCACGGGCTCTGTCGCCATGGCCAGAGAAAGCCGCTTCGGTACGTCTTTAGTCAGTGTGGCGAGGGACTGCTTCGCCTGGGAAACACATCGTAGAGTAAATATGAACAGAGGGTGAAACATTTAAGCCAGAAATGGataaatatgttatatattcAACTGTCTTTCACAGTTGCTGGACCTCCTTCACAGGGGTAAAGTACTAAAGTACTCGTCTAAAAATGTAGtgacttttttaacaaggttggggttctttcttgtgtcgttcaaaaaggacaaggggacacaaatctcacatgaattgttttaattaaaggcaaacctttacctttgctgacaaaataagacatgtaaacacataatgtgtcagtcaaaatgggtcaaagttCACAAATACTTCAaccttctcactcactcagggaccttaattaacgccaGTTCATCTGTCCCCATCGTTcacttcacctgtcctcatcattcatctgtcctcatcatcgttcacctgtcctcatcatcgttcacctgtcctcatcatcattcacctttctttatcattcacctgtcctgacCTGTCCTCAtgcatctgtcctcatcatccgtcctcatcatcgtcacctgtcctcatcatgttcacctgtcctcatcatcattcacctgtcctcatcatcgctcacctgtcctcatcattcacctgtcctcatccatCATGTCCAcatcatcgttcacctgtcctcatcatcgttcacctgtcctcatcattcactgccaaattTTCTGATGTGTGaatgtattcatttgtttttcaaattcagGCCATAGATTTTATTACTCAGTAATGGATcgaaatttaaaaataaagaacaagtACACAAAACACCTACTCAGTAacagtaacgtgagtaaatgCATTTCTAAATTTACTCAACTAAACTAGagcaacacagcaacacaggaaAGATAATGAAATCCTTTACGAAAGACAGAAGGGTTGAGGATATTACAGAGCATGCAATCAATCAACATCATTACAAACcaacactttgttttaaatgtctgtctcacaaactcacacataCTCCAAAGTCGCACAGGGTTAAACTCACCATGGTGAGCTCAGCCTCCAGTTCT from Solea senegalensis isolate Sse05_10M linkage group LG4, IFAPA_SoseM_1, whole genome shotgun sequence includes these protein-coding regions:
- the LOC122767964 gene encoding kazrin-like, encoding MSLPPPPSPAISNGNSLPPSLPPESVGESSVLIPSDCCVRLSISTSPPTLNPLHPHHANFQLLLTNPDSDSLTQQSLSDGEEQLDRLQQAELTRTTCMSLWRAAAVQAWMEVVMGMPMYMRACSENVKSGKVLLGLTDDDLELGLGINNPIHRRKLRLAIEDYRRAEGDQGLSKVSDM
- the kaznb gene encoding kazrin, periplakin interacting protein b isoform X5, which gives rise to MRSEKEDGTKAVLLREEVAQLQEEVHLLRQMKDMLSKDLEDTQGGCSANLLSATEFRVQLGEKEQELDRAKEALQAMKGDRKRLKVEKSDLVSQMQQLYTTLESREEQLREFIRNYDQHRKESEDAVKVLAKEKDMLEREKWDLRRQTKESTEQANILRSQMDTKENRIKELEAELTMAKQSLATLTKDVPKRLSLAMATEPVVNGSQEWVMQADLPLTAAIRQSQQTLYHGHTTDRQAVVRISPCHSRQPSVISDASAADGDRSSTPSDINSPRHRTHSLCNSMEDLEDQKRKKKKEKMTLGSLSRVFTRGKQRKSMDPGLFDGTATPDYYIEEDADW